One window of Desulfovibrio sp. genomic DNA carries:
- a CDS encoding aminodeoxychorismate/anthranilate synthase component II yields MRILLIDNYDSFTYNLVQLLKGLCTINDSLCIAKNDELTDKLADKADAVIVSPGPGLPEEAGGLMDFLRRHMHTKPILGICLGHQALALCCGAQLVNLPKVFHGVESTINIKEQSGLFSNLPAHIQVGRYHSWCVSRDAFPAELRITAEDNNGYIMAFSHRQYNVHGVQFHPESFLTPHGRHMVSNFLANQ; encoded by the coding sequence ATGCGCATCCTGCTGATCGATAACTATGATTCGTTTACCTACAACCTTGTTCAGTTGCTAAAAGGTTTATGTACAATCAATGACAGTCTGTGCATTGCCAAAAATGACGAGCTTACAGATAAACTGGCAGACAAAGCCGATGCCGTTATTGTTTCTCCAGGCCCGGGGTTGCCGGAAGAAGCGGGAGGCCTCATGGACTTCTTGCGCCGCCATATGCATACCAAACCTATTCTGGGTATTTGCCTGGGGCATCAGGCATTAGCCCTTTGCTGTGGCGCGCAACTTGTTAATCTCCCAAAAGTTTTTCACGGCGTTGAATCTACCATAAATATCAAGGAACAAAGCGGTCTGTTTTCCAACTTGCCCGCACATATACAGGTCGGTCGGTACCACTCTTGGTGTGTGAGCAGAGATGCCTTTCCCGCAGAATTACGCATCACGGCAGAAGACAACAACGGGTACATAATGGCTTTTTCCCACAGGCAGTACAATGTACACGGCGTCCAGTTTCATCCCGAATCTTTTCTGACCCCGCACGGACGCCACATGGTTTCAAACTTTTTGGCAAATCAATGA